A segment of the Ipomoea triloba cultivar NCNSP0323 chromosome 1, ASM357664v1 genome:
AATCTTAcaatacacacacaaatatatataaattaaatttaaaaataattactaatatttgTGGGTTCGTTCAAAGTCCAAGATTATAACGGACTCGTGAAGAGCTATGTTTATGACTTACCCTATATTAACAAGGTTAGTCTTAAGCTACCCCTAAAGAGGTTTGGACCTAGATTGACATTCCATATCATACTCGGGTGTGTGGCCACATCTAACACGCATATGAGTtattttggtatttaatataattagcgATGTTTAacaagtaatataataaaaataacaatattgcGTAAAAATGTTCCACTTTTAATTGtaacttaattaataaaaaatgaacattattaaagtttaaatattgtttaaatttgattttttggatTAATGAACTTTTTAAACATATATCATTtgttcaataaattaaaataccaaaattaagagcatgtttggttggatggcaaattttttatttaaatttgaggaaaataaaatttccaTGTTTGGTTAATgttaaaacttttttaataggaaaatgtttttcttagtttttgaGGAAAAAGTTTTATAAGAGAAGGGAgtgatattttgttttccataaaAATTGAGAAGAAAGGATCATATGATTTAACAATTTTATCCTTAAAAGTGTCATCGTGTATGAACATTTTAacttttatactcattattcattACTATTTCAACTCTAATTaaacaatgaaatcaatattctcaataatttctttttaataaccaaaaaataatatcaatagttatataattttttttaaataaaatttcaattctattcTTTTTCAAATATTGTCCGCGAACTAAACGCGGCCTAACAGTAAATATCCACATCCGTTTTAGGTTTAAATTCCGAAACAGAGAcggtattaattaattaatactccgtaattaaatTCGTGCAAAACGAGGGGAAAATTGGAGGGAAAATAGGAAAGATTATAGCGGCGCTTAAATTTAAAAACGAAAGAAGAATGCGTTTGACCAAATTTCAAAACTTTCCCCGAATCTCAGTTACCCATTTAATTTGGTTCCTTACCCGAAAACCCAACTCcctgaaaaataaaaactttcatGTCTTTGGCACCAAAACACCTGCGCGCAATTCCaaactcaaaaattttcaaaacctcAAAAAAATGGCGGATATATACACCCCAAACTCCTCCTCCCTTCCCCATCTTCACTCGTCACAACCCTCTCTAAGCCCCCGTCTCTTTTCTCGATTCGAATTCCTGTGAATCGGAGCAGAAAGGCAGAAGAGGAAGCAATGGCGGACCAAGAAAACTGCATGAGAGTCACTCGCTTGGCGAAGAAGAGAGCGGCGGATGGACTTATTGTTGAGCAACAACCGGGAAAGAAGAGGGTGGCGTTGGGGGAGATCAATGGCTTTCCAAATCAGATTGAAAATCTGGGGTCTAAACTTCACAGCCCCAAGACTAAGCAGGCGAAGAGGAAGGTGAAGAAGGCTGTTAAGAAGGTTGTGAAAGTGGAGAAAGGGGATAATGCGGTGAAGGATATTATTGATTCTAAATCCGATGACCCTCAGATGTGCAGCGCTTACGTTTCTGATATTTACGAGTATCTGCGTCAAATGGAGGTGAGTATCATATCTGTTTTAGATATATggaatttaaaacttaaaacccTAAACTTATCTTTATTGATTTTGCTATTCTGGGTAATATTTGGATATGGGTATTGAATGAATTGAGTTTCTGTAATTAGGCGCAAGAGAAAAGAAGACCTTTGCGTGATTATCTTGAGAAGGTTCAGAAGGATATTAGTGCAAACATGAGAGGGATTTTGGTGGACTGGCTGGTAGAAGTTGCAGAGGAATACAAACTTCTCTCAGATACTCTATATCTAACTATTGATTACATCGATAGATTCTTGTCCAAAAAGCCCCTCTCCCGGCAAAAACTTCAGCTTTTGGGTGTTTCATCAATGCTTATTGCCTCGTAAGAACAATGTTTCATGTTTGGAATTGTTTTTCTAGGCATTATGTTTATATAGGATTCCTGTTGCTTATTAGTTTATGTTTTGTGATGATTGACAGGAAATATGAGGAGATTAGTCCTCCCCATGTGGAAGATTTCTGTTACATTACTGACAATACCTATACCAAGCAAGAAGTAGTGAAGATGGAAGAAGATGTGCTCAATGCCCTCAAGTTTGAATTGGGAAACCCCACAATTAAGACATTCCTTAGGTATGCCACATTCATTATATCTTTGCTCTTGACTATATATACCTTTGCACTAGTGgataattattattagagtcACCTATCTGATATATTTGTGCTTTCTTTTGTGGATGTTGCAGAAGATTTACCCAGATTGCTCAAGAAGACTATAAAGTAAGTTTGCAACTCATAAAATTCCCATGTATATATAGTCATtattcttgttttgttttgttttttttttttttttttttttttttttttttttttttgttttgtttgagtGATGAGGGAAACTTGTAGTCATTACTTAAcctgttttgtttcttttcaatGGTGCTTATCTTTGTTATTTCTGTTTCTCCAGTCACAAAATTTGCAGTTGGAGTTCATGGGCTACTACCTAGCAGAGTTGAGTTTGTTGGACTATAGCTGTGTAAAGTTTTTACCTTCTATGGTGGCTGCAGCTGTTGTATTCCTTGCAAGGTTCACACTTAACCCAGAAGTGCATCCCTGGGTAAGCAAATTGTGTCACTGCAAATTTTGTCTGATAATTTGTATGGTGAGAGTTTGGATGTGCTAattttgatcttgaatttgtagAACCAAGCACTGCAAGATTACACTGGATATAAGCCAGCTGATTTTAAGGAATGTGTTTCTATCATACATGACTTGCAATTAAGTAAAAGAGGAGGATCTTTGGTGGCTTTAAGGGAGAAATACAAGCAGCCCAAGGTATACATCTTTTAATCTTTAATATTCCTCCAAACATTTCTCAGATTTTGTGGCCAACAGTTGTGTTTGTTATGTGATTGTCTGACTTGAATTTGATGGGTTTCTTGTAACAGTTTAAAAGCATTTCAGCACTGTTGTCTCCAGTACACATCCCAGATTACTATTTTGAAGATCCAACAATGTAAAAACATGGGCTGGTGAATGAAGATTTGCATTATACAGAGTAGCATAGAGAGTTTTGTTGAAGCCAGGCAGTCCTGAGGTGTAGGAAGACTCTTCATTCTGGTGGCCTGCTTGTTTTGACATAACTTGATGTGGCTTTAGAGTTTAGACAAATCTGGAATGATATCATATACTTAAAACAGTACCTTAGTTTGCACAATCTACAGAAATTTTATGTTCAAAGTTCtgatattttattatgattcaTATATACTTGGGATAACTGTAAAATAgtattgttggttttatcaCCTTTGACTGGTAACAAGAATGCAAGCAAGGATTTAAAACATGACAATACTAAAAATTGCCTCTTTACATGTCCTTTTAGGGGTATTTGTACATAGGTGCTCAGcgtaaaatagaaaacaaaagcAGTCTAAATCTTGTTGGCAAAGCAAAGGACCATATGACCATCAATTTTCTAAAATTCGACTAGGATAGTGAATTTAAAGTTTGTAATTTTAAACCATGGTTTGAGGAGTGGGACAAATGATAGGGAATTAGCCTAAAAAGTGTTAAGAGGTAGGGAGCTTATTTTGGGGAGTGGAAAGGAGGTTGAAAAAAGTGGAATGAAGAAAAAGTTATCGTGAAACATAAAGAAATCCCATGTATTTAAAGTAGGGCTCTTCTAGTTCTCCTCTGCTACGTTAAGCagaaaaaagcaaaaaataaaagGCGTAATCGTGTGTTGTGTCCCTTGTTTGCAGGGTGTACTCATTCTCCCTTTTTCTCCTTTAACTCCTCCTTACTACTTCCCTATATAATTCAACAAAGCCATTTTGCTTTCTTTGACCTTTcccctttctttctttctagcTATATATCTCCCTGGACCCCCAAGAAATCTCCGTCAAATTTCACAATGCGAATCCCACATGCCCTGAAGCTAATGGCTATGGCGTTTCTCTCCGTCCTGTTGGTAATTTCTGCAGATGAGAATATCACGGCCGCGGTGGTGGTTGTGGGCACGGCCCAGAAACCATCTTCAACTTCAGCGCCGCCGCACAAGCATCATTTGAAGCAACGCCAGGTGTTCTTACCAAGCAAGAGAAGAGTCCCTAACGCCTCTGATCCTCTTCACAACCGATGATGATATGATCGATAG
Coding sequences within it:
- the LOC116022479 gene encoding putative cyclin-A3-1, which produces MADQENCMRVTRLAKKRAADGLIVEQQPGKKRVALGEINGFPNQIENLGSKLHSPKTKQAKRKVKKAVKKVVKVEKGDNAVKDIIDSKSDDPQMCSAYVSDIYEYLRQMEAQEKRRPLRDYLEKVQKDISANMRGILVDWLVEVAEEYKLLSDTLYLTIDYIDRFLSKKPLSRQKLQLLGVSSMLIASKYEEISPPHVEDFCYITDNTYTKQEVVKMEEDVLNALKFELGNPTIKTFLRRFTQIAQEDYKSQNLQLEFMGYYLAELSLLDYSCVKFLPSMVAAAVVFLARFTLNPEVHPWNQALQDYTGYKPADFKECVSIIHDLQLSKRGGSLVALREKYKQPKFKSISALLSPVHIPDYYFEDPTM